Genomic DNA from Caloenas nicobarica isolate bCalNic1 chromosome 18, bCalNic1.hap1, whole genome shotgun sequence:
CTGGTGATGTGCCATTACTTGCGATCATCTGCCTCCATGTACATTTACATCATCAACCTGGCACTGGCGGACCTGCTGTACCTTCTCACCATCCCCTTCATCGTTGGGACCTACTTCATTCAGAAATGGTACTTTGGGGACATTGGCTGTCGCATTCTGTTCAGTCTGGACTTCCTCACTATGCACGCCAGCATCTTCACCCTCACAGTCATGAGCACGGAACGTTACTTTGCTGTGCTGAAGCCCCTGGACACAGTGAAGAGGTCCAAGAGTTACCGAAAGGCCATCGCTGTTGTCATCTGGCTGGTATCGCTGCTGCTCACCCTCCCAATGCTCATCATGATCCAGCTGGTGCAAAGGGACAACAAAAGCATCTGCCTGCCCACTTGGAGCAAGACGTCCTACAAAGTCTATCTCACCATCCTTTTTGGTACCAGCATCGTGGGCCCTGGGGTAATCATTGGCTACCTTTACATCCGATTAGCTAAGATTTACTGGGTGTCGCAAACAGCATCTTTCAAGCAGACCAAGCGGCTGCCAAATCAAAAGGTGCTCTATTTAATCTTCACGATAGTGCTGGTGTTCTGGGCTTGCTTCTTGCCTTTCTGGATATGGCAGCTCCTCTTCCAGTATTATGAATCCTTACCTTTATCTCCCAAGGTGATGAAGAACATTAATTATCTGACAACCTGTCTGACCTACAGCAACAGCTGTATCAACCCTTTTCTCTACACCCTGCTCACCAAAAACTACCGGGAGTACCTGAAGAACAGACAGCGGTCCCTTAGCAGCAACAGCGGGTACTTCCAACGGAGGAATCGTTTTCAGAGGATTTCGGGGAGATCCCTGTCCACAAGCAGTCAGCACTGCACAGAGACATACGTTCTTGCTCACGCTCCTTTGGGAAACAGCAGCGCCTGAAGGTAAAATGTATCTCCCAGAACAATCAATATTGACTTCAATGTTGCTTTGATTTAAAGTGTACATTGTAAAGGCAAAGCCTTAGCAGATCCATCATGTGCACATATTTAGTCCGGAGGCTGTGCCGTATGtctgttctcattttcttcagtgcCACCGATTTGATGCTAGCAACATTCAGCTGAACATCTATCTAAATAGCCTCTCGCTTtttatctttatattttatagTGTACATCTCCTCAAGTAGCCATCAATAATGAAAGCCTATAACAGGGccatgtttttttaatagtatcAGCTGTCTCACAGAGTTTAAAATTATGTTATCCCGTGAATGGCTGTagtttgctctttcttttctttagcaGTAATGCTAAATTTGTAGTTGTATGAggactgaaaacaaagaaataaagacaaagcAGCTGACATACAATTTGGTTTGAATTTGGGGTAGGACTGGACAACGCGGATGAGGCACATCTAGGGGtgtttgtcctggttttggtcGTATCCACATTTATTCTACACTCGTCTGTGCACTGGGCTTGATGCTCCATTCACAGAGATGTCTGTAGTGGAGTTACACCATGGTTCACGTCAGCCAGACAGGCTTCCCATGGCAGTGCCACAGGGAACACTCAGCATCCCCTAATGTGCTGACCCCAAACACATGAGCACCCGTGTGGGGGAGCATCATCTATCCTGGACACAGGTATCTGCCCTTGTCCAAGGAGGAACTGGGAACCTCTGCTGTTGCTGTTCTCAGGGCATCCATCAACAAACTGCAACATCCAGCCTGAGGGACCAGACCGACATCACCGAGTCCAggaggaaaggacagagggagaggagggagggtgAGGAGATGTGATTTCCAGTGGGCAAAGCTATGCTATCTGACCTAATGTTCTCAATTATAAAAGCACTAGTTCCCTTCTAGTGAGTTTACTTGTTCCCTTCACAagagattattttgctttactgCTACAAAAAGTGAATAtagccctgcctgcaccacaAACACATTGCCTGCCCTGGCTTTCACTGATAATAAAGCATCATCGGTATAAATATATCTTCCATGATGTCTGGCGCTTGTCCAATGAGTCTAAAAGTACCTTCTCTGGGATGTTGCCAACATCTGTACAGGAGTCCTCTGCTTGCATTAGCCCCGTTACCTCATTAGCAAGGATACAACGATGCAATGCTAACATAACTCTAACTGAGTTACAGAATTAGAAGCAAATTAACACTTAGGAATAAATTCAGGGCTCTAGTGTGATACTCCATTTGGCAGTGAACTCTGCTTGCTTATACAGAAACTGAATTTAGGATTTAAGCATCTATTCCCCTCCAAGGCATTTAGATGGTCATTGCTCATGGGGACAGTGAAAACTCTGCTTCCAGCCTCCTTGGGTGATacactttgaaaagaaattgcCTCTTTCATgcataaagtttgttttgtatGGGGAAGATTGCACATGTCATGAAAGAATACTCTCGTGCATGCAGTTTTACGACCCTGCTTGCAGTGCAGTACATTGGCCAGCAAGTCCTACTTCAGGATCAGATTTCAGAGGGGCAGAAATACCATTGTATTTGGCTATTTCCTACACCAACAGTACTTGTTAGTTTTCAGACACTCCTCAGTCTGGAGACACACTAGTCAAAGCCCATTAGAGAGTAAAGCATCATTCACCCCTTCATAAGGAAGAGGGAGTCCATGGATGGGAGGTGAAGAGACTTGCTATATTCATTAACTCATTTTCCACTTTCACAGTCAGGTGTTCATCATAGGTCAGAATGCAAAATTcggcctcctttttttttttgaaatcgCAATTTTAACTTCTCCTTGCTCAGAAATAGCCAGACAAGCTCAGGACAAGCACTTCCTGTCATTGTGAAGCAACGACACTGCGGGTTGAACCTTTAGACAGCACGGTCCACCTTTGCTTATATCAGACAGTCAAATGAGAGGGTGGTTTGGAAATCTCAACTCATCCAGGCTTTACACACCAGTGAGTGCAGAAGAGTTACCGAAAGACACGGCAGCAGATCTGTCCCCAGAATTAATCAGTCTAATCCCTTTATCCCCAGCGGGACTGCTCTGATTAACTTCCCCAAGCCCACCACGACCAAGGCATCTCAGAGAAAATATCTGCGAAAAGCCTGCCATGGCTCTGTAGGTGCAACAGGCACCCTGAGAGCGGCACGAGCATCGTGCCGTGGAAGCGGGGCCGTGCCGGAGGTCCTGCCGTGCcctgggagctgagctgggctcaaCGTGGGGCACAGGGGGTCCCTGCCCCCCCGGAGGACATGCAGCctcagccctgggctgcacgGGCTTGTTTCTCGTTTCTCGTTTGAAGCTTGTGCTGTGCTCTGCGCAGGGGCTTGCAAGTGTGTTTGTCAAATCAGCACAacaaaggcaagagaaaagaagacaCCCGCAAGTCAGGGAATGATTGCAGGGGTCATGTCCATCAATACCAGCTCATCTTTGAATGCTGAGATGTTCCATTAAAGCATTTCAATTTCCCCCCCAGGCTGAGATTTTTTCGCTCCTTCAAACACTTTCATCCATCACCACTCAGCACAAGGGAATATTATTCCATATCTACAGGTAAAAGCAAGGCTCTGAGCAGTTCACATGCAACATATGCCCCAGCTCTGCATCCCCAACTAACTTTACCAGCCACATTCAGATATCAAACATTAGACAATTGTCACCCTGAAACCAAACAGCAACTCAACCACGAGAGCCTGCTGAATATAAACGGGGGGGTCTTGGCAGTCAGTGAGGTCCAAAGATGGAACTGCCTCCTCCAAGACATAAATTAATTGCTTGGTTAGCAATagctataaaataattattgtgCCCTATTTATTCCTCCTTGCAGAAATCTATCATCGGTCAAAGATCCAAGAGCTGAttttttcataaacaaaatttgaaatcaGTGCAATAGGGATGCTCCAGGTGGCAAAGTCAAAACTCCGATTTTTCGCTCATTTAAGCCAGGCAGCATTTAGCAACGCCTCAAAATTCACAGAAAGTGTAGCTGTAAATACACAGGGTGTCCAGAAAGGGccaggacagaaatgctggtCCCTGTGGAGCTCCTACCAGCTGGGAAAGGCTGGTACCCACTCTGGTGGCTGAAACAGGCAGCAAACTACAGCTGGGGCCAGGTGATGTTTTCAGTTGGATAGTGTCTTTGCCAAAAAGGATGACCTTTGTGTTTACCCAAACTATTTGCAAATCCACCCAGAAATTCAAGAATCCTTCTGGAAAGtcgtggtggggttttttaaatttttccaaaTACTGAATAGTCTCATTTCAGCCTTTAGGAGGCAAAACAACACAATTTCTCACTTCAAGATGAAGTTTTATTCATCAGGTTTCTCACactcaattttaaaaatcctctgCCCGTTTTGTCCAAACCACAGGACTCTCACAAAAAGTTCAAGTTGCAAAGCAGAGAGCAGTTGCTCCCTAGGCTGTGCATCCCTGTCCAAAACCGGCCGGGATGGGGTGGGCACCCCCGGTGGGGAGCGGTGCAGCAAACACCCTCTGCCCAGGTCCCAGAGTCGCAGCAACCACAGGCACAAACCTGTGCTTGAAAAGATCTGCTTTGGGGCCAATGTGCACCAGGACATACCCTGAAGCAAACACTGTAATGCATGAAGAATGGTGCTCAGCCACCAAAGACCTAAAGTCATCTTTCTCCCATTCTGCAGGAACACTAGACTATTAAAATCCTTGCCTGAAAAGAGAAGCCTATAGGCTTTGATACCTGGGCTTGGAGTGCTTGAGGATTATCTCGGATGTTTTAAGAATCACAAATATCTGCTTTAGACAATTTTCTTGGAGGAGAAAACCCTCCTCAAAGCCTTGGTGgtgaaaagcaaaatcccaGCCTATATCCACAGACCTGAACAACTAAGTACCCTTCTCAGGGACAGGCGGTGGTtcctgtgcccccccccacaCCAGGGCATCACTGTCCCCCAGAACAAAGGGGAGCAATGGGGTTGTGCTGAAGACATGTGGCTAAAATCgaaaaaattctaattaaaCTGGCTCCAACACAGACTTTCATGTGAACCCAGGCCAGtcaattaatttttctgagTTTCTCATCACTAACTTGCCCTTTCATTCCCCCTACCTTTGTCCCTCTTGGCTATTTAGGATATAAATTCCCCAGGACACTGAGTACCTCTCGCAAAACCTGCGTAGATGTTCAGTACAGCAGGGCCACGAAGGTGACCAATGACTTCAAAACCAGCTATGATACAAACAACAAATTTCAGCTGCTAATGTTAAAAGCAAAGGTGTTTACTACAGAGAGGCTTTAATCCTGGACAAAGCTGGTGCTGTGGTGTCAGATGTCCATACATACtctgtttccccgaaaataagacagagtcttatattaatttttgctctagaacttattacttttttacatgcatAGCTGCTTAGACACTacttaaattgactttttaaaatgaattgtaactagggcttatttttggagtagggatTATATtgtgagcatcctcaaaaatcctgaaaagtcatgctagggcttattttcagggtatgtcttatttttggggaaagagAGTATATAGCACACATAATCTGTGCTCCTGAGCGAGGAAGGGACAGGACAtgtgtctgcagcagcagagacctCGCTCTGTGGGACATCTCTGCCCCGCGCAAGCCAGGTTATAGAGCTGCCTCCAGAGTCAGtgcagtggggtttttttattttattttcccaatgAATAATAAAGCAGCCTTTCTGccctgctgtgaaaaaaaacaGATATCTCTGGATATGTGCTTATGGAAGAGCTGCACTGGCATACTTGGAGTTTCTCTGACTGGTCAGGTAAATCCATCACTGACATGTAAAAATGCTGCCCAAATGGATTAGCTATCACTTTGCATATCTTGGCTAAGGAAAGCAGGCTAATGTCAGATGACCTTAGTATTAGTTAAATGCAGTTGTTTCTCCTTTGAGAGGCCAGCTGAATTTACAGCTTTGGGAGCTTCAAGTATCCATGGCACAGTACACAGCACTGTCCTGACACCCCCACAGCCAACCTGAGCCTACAAGCTACATCTGAAAATTGGTTTTGAAGGGTTTAGAAA
This window encodes:
- the LOC135996045 gene encoding urotensin-2 receptor-like, which produces MSLTDELESHFSATPYMVTDTSEGSLFRIGPNASANATGDSVPATSSMEDMIAICTIGTILSLMCVIGVTGNVYTLLVMCHYLRSSASMYIYIINLALADLLYLLTIPFIVGTYFIQKWYFGDIGCRILFSLDFLTMHASIFTLTVMSTERYFAVLKPLDTVKRSKSYRKAIAVVIWLVSLLLTLPMLIMIQLVQRDNKSICLPTWSKTSYKVYLTILFGTSIVGPGVIIGYLYIRLAKIYWVSQTASFKQTKRLPNQKVLYLIFTIVLVFWACFLPFWIWQLLFQYYESLPLSPKVMKNINYLTTCLTYSNSCINPFLYTLLTKNYREYLKNRQRSLSSNSGYFQRRNRFQRISGRSLSTSSQHCTETYVLAHAPLGNSSA